The nucleotide window TCGTTCGGGATCGAACGGGTGCGTGCGTCACGCTTGGCCACCCGGTAGCCCGGGCGCGTCAGCGTCACGGTCACGTCCAGCCCGTAGATCCCGACGTTCGGGTCGTACTCCTGGCTCGGGAACTCCGTGTGTTCCTCGACGCCGAAGCTCACGTTGCCCACGTTGTCGAACTGCGAGATCGACAGGTCCGAGAGCGGGAGCGCCGTCCCGAGGAACGCCGTGGCGTCGTTGCCACGCAGCGTCACCTTCGCGCCGATCGGGTCGCCCGGCCGGATGTTGAACTCGCCGATGGCCTTCTCGGCCTGGGTCCGGACGGACTCCTGGCCCGTGATCTCCTCGAGGATGTCCTCGGCGTCCGCGAGCTCGCGGCCACCGCGGCCGACACCCATGTGGACGACGACCTTCTCGACGGTCGGCTTCCGCATCGGGTGGAACCCGGCGTCTTCACTCTCGGACATCACTTCTCACCTCCTGAAGACTTCGTCTTCCGTGGATCGGAGTTCATCACTCCTCACCTCCTTCGGTGAAGTTCTCGTCGATCACGACGACGTAGTCGGCGATCGTCTCGAAGCCACCGTCCGCCTGCGTGACAACGACCGCGTTGTCCCCGGAGCCCGGGGTGACGCGGATCTCCTCGATCTCGCCGATCTCGCCGGCGTGTCCGCCGTCGACGGCGGTCACGAGCGCCCCCTCCTCGTACGGGAAGTGGGCGACGATCTCCTTCGTCTCGTTGTCGACCACGAGCGAGTCCCCGCCGGCGTAGCTGTCGTCCGCCCGCAGCGTCGTGCCGTCGTGGAGCGTGTACTGGAACGCCCCGCCGGCCACCTGCTGCTTGCCGACGACCTTCCCCAGCCGGGAGGCCGCCGCGTCCTCGTCGATGGGGGTCAGCGACAGCCGACCGCCCTCCGACGGGAACACGCGGTAGTACTCGTCTCGCTCGGTGAACGCGAGGATGTCGAACATCCCCACCGGACGGTCCTCGGCGACGTTGCCGTCACCGTTGACCAACACGCTGCCGCCCTCTAGGGCGTAGCGTGCCTCCTTCCGGCTGTCGACGTACCCCAGCACGTCCCGCAGGACGATCAACAGGGGCACACCCGTCTCGCCGTGTGGACCGGCGTCCGCCTTCACCGTGAACGTCTCCTCCTTCCGTTCGACCGGCCACGAGTCCGGGGCCGAGAGTCGTTTCTGGTGGTTGCTCATCTTACGCAGCCTCCTCGTCGGACTCCAGACGTGCCTCGCGGCGGTCGTCCTCTAAGTCGAGCTCCGTCACGCGGAGGTTCGAAGCGTCCAGCGGACGCGGCACCTCCTCGCCGTCTGCACTCTCGACGGTGACGTCCTCGACGTGGACGACCGCTTCCCGCAGGTCCACGCGCACGACCTCTTCCTCCTCGCCGGCGTGGTCACCGCGCATCACTTCGACGGTGTCGCCGACGTTGACGCGGACGTTCCGCTGGTCGTACTCCTCTCGGAGCTCCGCCGAGAGGGTCGCGCGAACCTGGGTCTGCCGCTCGTGGAGCGGCGCGTCCCGTGTCTGGGTCCGTTGCTTGTGTGGTTGCTCGGTCATACGATCTGTGTCGCGGTGCTGGCGATGCTCCCGAAGCGCTCGGCGACCTCACGCGCGATGGGACCCTTGATCTCCGTCCCGCGCGGCTCCTCCGCGTCGTCGACGACGACTGCGGCGTTGTCCGCGAACTTCACGCGCGTGCCGCTGGGACGGCGGATCGGCTTCCGCTGCCGGACGACCACCGCCTCCAGCACCTGGCGGCGCATCTCCGGGGTCCCCTTGGTGACCGAGACGGTCACCTTGGCGCCGACGCCGGCCTTGGGGTGTCTGTTCTTCGTGCCGCCGTAGCCCGAGACGCTGATCACCTTCAGCTCGCGTGCGCCAGTGTTGTCGGCACACGTGATCAGCGATCCCTTCTCCAGACCCTGCGTCACGTCCGCCTTCAGGGCCTGCATCAGTCGTCACCTCCTGAGGACACGGTCTCCTGTGGGTCGGAGCACATCACTCCTCACCTCCGACCGTCTCGACGACGACGTGTGACTTCGTCTTCGAGAGGGGTCGTGTCTCGGCGATCCGCACCTCCTCGCCCTCCTCGACGTCGAGGCAGGGCGGGTGGTGTGCGGACACGCGGCTCCGTCGCTTCATGTAGCGGTCGTACTTCGGGACGTACACGTCGTACTCCCGTTCGACCACTACGGTCTTCGTCATATCTGTGGAGGCGACCTCCCCTTCGAGCGTCTGTCCGCGCACGCTGAGCGTGCCGTGGAACGGACAGTTCTCGTCGGAGCACGTCGTCTCCGGATCTGTTACGTTCAGTCCGATTGCCATGTCGAATCACCTGCACGTTCCGTGCGGAAGGCGGGTCGTGAGAGCAGTCGTCTCCCATCCACCGTAACGTAGACCACGTCCTCGCAGCCGCCAGACTTCTCGGCTGGCCGGGCCGACCCCGTGCCGAGAGTTTCCCACGGAAGTTCGAACGCGGACCCCGACCCCTTGCGGCGGTCGGCGGCTTCATCTGTGAGACCGCTCGCCGGCGGAACTGTCGCCCCGCCGGCCGTCTCGTCTGCCACACTGGAACT belongs to Halobaculum sp. MBLA0143 and includes:
- a CDS encoding 30S ribosomal protein S17 yields the protein MAIGLNVTDPETTCSDENCPFHGTLSVRGQTLEGEVASTDMTKTVVVEREYDVYVPKYDRYMKRRSRVSAHHPPCLDVEEGEEVRIAETRPLSKTKSHVVVETVGGEE
- a CDS encoding ribonuclease P protein component 1: MPTPETLTRHELVGLPVRVVDAPNPDLVGIEGRVAAETERTLVVRGPTASGVRDRRVPKGDTQFLFGLPADSSSVADETAGGATVPPASGLTDEAADRRKGSGSAFELPWETLGTGSARPAEKSGGCEDVVYVTVDGRRLLSRPAFRTERAGDSTWQSD
- the rplX gene encoding 50S ribosomal protein L24, with amino-acid sequence MTEQPHKQRTQTRDAPLHERQTQVRATLSAELREEYDQRNVRVNVGDTVEVMRGDHAGEEEEVVRVDLREAVVHVEDVTVESADGEEVPRPLDASNLRVTELDLEDDRREARLESDEEAA
- a CDS encoding 50S ribosomal protein L14: MQALKADVTQGLEKGSLITCADNTGARELKVISVSGYGGTKNRHPKAGVGAKVTVSVTKGTPEMRRQVLEAVVVRQRKPIRRPSGTRVKFADNAAVVVDDAEEPRGTEIKGPIAREVAERFGSIASTATQIV
- a CDS encoding 30S ribosomal protein S4e, encoding MSNHQKRLSAPDSWPVERKEETFTVKADAGPHGETGVPLLIVLRDVLGYVDSRKEARYALEGGSVLVNGDGNVAEDRPVGMFDILAFTERDEYYRVFPSEGGRLSLTPIDEDAAASRLGKVVGKQQVAGGAFQYTLHDGTTLRADDSYAGGDSLVVDNETKEIVAHFPYEEGALVTAVDGGHAGEIGEIEEIRVTPGSGDNAVVVTQADGGFETIADYVVVIDENFTEGGEE
- a CDS encoding 50S ribosomal protein L5, which gives rise to MSESEDAGFHPMRKPTVEKVVVHMGVGRGGRELADAEDILEEITGQESVRTQAEKAIGEFNIRPGDPIGAKVTLRGNDATAFLGTALPLSDLSISQFDNVGNVSFGVEEHTEFPSQEYDPNVGIYGLDVTVTLTRPGYRVAKRDARTRSIPNDHRMSVEDAVAYLEREFDVEVDR